A genomic window from Litoreibacter janthinus includes:
- a CDS encoding GreA/GreB family elongation factor produces MLALTEADLAQAEQKYQVFLAAARLERNETIDASEQSQAEAAADLAEAFDDKAHDHSAKIAVINGIDFGPKDEVGPGAVVKIGNRYLVVGVSTAAFRCQGQDFIGISTASPIYSALEGKIAGDTCTFNGRELVVSEVH; encoded by the coding sequence ATGCTTGCGCTGACAGAAGCCGACCTCGCGCAGGCGGAACAAAAATACCAAGTATTTCTGGCCGCGGCCCGCCTTGAACGCAACGAGACAATCGACGCCAGCGAACAGTCGCAGGCCGAAGCCGCGGCGGATCTGGCCGAGGCCTTTGATGATAAAGCCCATGACCACAGCGCAAAGATCGCGGTAATCAACGGCATTGATTTTGGCCCGAAAGATGAAGTTGGCCCCGGTGCTGTCGTCAAGATCGGCAATCGCTACCTCGTGGTCGGTGTATCAACCGCGGCTTTCAGATGTCAGGGGCAGGACTTTATCGGAATATCAACAGCGTCTCCGATTTACAGTGCGCTCGAAGGTAAAATAGCAGGCGATACCTGCACCTTTAACGGACGCGAACTCGTCGTGAGCGAAGTTCATTGA
- a CDS encoding TetR/AcrR family transcriptional regulator, whose protein sequence is MPKRGYHHGNLKQALVEATLKLIEDKGPTGFTVAEAAKLAGVTPAAVYRHFDGRETMIAECALQGHRIFGDLMEHAYADGRPTALKAFEATGRAYLAFARKFPGHYMAMFESGVNLQANPALAAAADRSRGVLEQAALRLSERIPEDKRPPATMFSSHIWALSHGVVELFARGTPGSKAPYPPDELLEAGIGIYLRGLGLIAPDE, encoded by the coding sequence ATGCCTAAACGCGGCTACCATCACGGTAATCTCAAGCAGGCTCTGGTCGAAGCGACCTTGAAACTGATTGAAGATAAAGGCCCGACCGGCTTCACGGTCGCAGAGGCTGCCAAGCTTGCGGGCGTGACGCCTGCTGCGGTGTATCGCCACTTCGACGGTCGCGAGACCATGATCGCCGAATGCGCGTTGCAAGGGCATCGCATTTTCGGTGACTTGATGGAGCATGCCTATGCTGACGGCCGTCCAACTGCACTAAAGGCATTTGAGGCGACGGGCCGTGCCTATCTGGCCTTTGCCCGCAAGTTTCCCGGTCACTACATGGCGATGTTCGAGAGTGGTGTGAACCTACAAGCCAACCCCGCCTTGGCAGCCGCAGCCGACCGGTCGCGCGGCGTTCTAGAACAGGCGGCGTTGAGGCTGTCCGAACGGATTCCAGAGGACAAGCGGCCCCCAGCCACAATGTTTTCGAGCCATATCTGGGCCCTGTCGCACGGGGTTGTGGAACTTTTCGCCCGCGGAACGCCCGGCTCCAAAGCGCCCTACCCGCCCGACGAGCTTTTAGAGGCTGGGATCGGCATCTACCTCCGTGGCCTGGGATTGATAGCGCCGGACGAGTAA
- the ppk2 gene encoding polyphosphate kinase 2, whose product MTLPFDGAISKFYKEEIPESVREAIRLAGKDDILAQSYPYEERMDRDDYEDTMERLQIELMKLQAWVKNEGKRVAIVFEGRDASGKGGTIKRFRENMNPRNCKIVALSKPTEEERGQWYFQRYVKHLPTAGQITLFDRSWYNRGVVEDVFGFCSIGERQHFFTQVPDFEKMLVDDGIILIKLWLNVGRAEQLRRMLAREKDKLKQWKLSSIDVEGLHKWDAYSRAISETFEASDTSHARWTVIRSDDKRRARISALRKVLNTIHYANKDDSIAIRPDQKICGGVEMWSPDA is encoded by the coding sequence ATGACCCTGCCCTTCGACGGTGCCATCTCCAAGTTCTACAAGGAAGAAATCCCCGAAAGCGTGCGCGAGGCGATCCGGCTTGCGGGCAAAGATGACATTTTGGCCCAAAGTTACCCGTACGAAGAACGTATGGACCGAGACGACTACGAAGACACGATGGAACGCCTCCAGATCGAGTTGATGAAGCTTCAGGCCTGGGTGAAGAATGAGGGCAAGCGTGTTGCAATCGTCTTTGAGGGGCGCGACGCGTCTGGCAAAGGCGGCACCATCAAGCGGTTCCGCGAGAATATGAACCCGCGCAATTGCAAGATCGTGGCCCTGTCAAAACCCACCGAGGAAGAGCGCGGCCAGTGGTACTTCCAGCGCTACGTCAAACACTTGCCCACGGCGGGACAAATTACCCTGTTTGACCGGAGCTGGTACAACCGCGGCGTCGTCGAGGACGTGTTCGGCTTCTGCTCCATCGGGGAACGTCAGCACTTTTTCACTCAAGTGCCCGACTTCGAGAAAATGCTGGTCGATGACGGAATTATCCTGATCAAGCTGTGGCTGAATGTGGGCCGCGCGGAGCAGTTGCGGCGCATGCTCGCCCGCGAGAAGGACAAGCTGAAACAGTGGAAGCTCTCCTCCATCGACGTGGAAGGCCTGCATAAATGGGACGCCTATTCGCGGGCGATCTCCGAGACGTTCGAAGCCAGTGATACCTCGCATGCGCGCTGGACCGTCATCCGCTCCGACGACAAGCGCAGGGCGCGGATTTCGGCGTTGCGCAAGGTCTTGAATACAATCCATTACGCCAACAAGGATGACAGCATCGCCATCCGTCCCGACCAGAAAATCTGTGGCGGCGTGGAGATGTGGTCACCTGATGCCTAA
- the metA gene encoding homoserine O-acetyltransferase MetA, whose translation MPIKLPSSSLPAYDVLSHEGVSVMSEDQAARQDIRPLRIALLNLMPKKIQTENQFARLIGATPLQIELSLIRMSEHETKTTAAEHMAEFYRPFQEVKHEKFDGLIITGAPIEHLPFDEVTYWDELREVMDWTQTNVHSTFGVCWGGMAMINYFHGVKKHLLDHKLFGCFRHTNLDPSSPYLRGFSDDCVIPVSRWTEMRQNEIDAADGLRTLLGSDTAGPCLVEDRKHRALYIFNHFEYDSGTLKEEYDRDVQAGTAINVPTNYYPDDDPTKKPMNRWRSHAHLLYGNWINEIYQTTHFDLDQIGA comes from the coding sequence ATGCCTATCAAGCTGCCCTCCTCCTCTCTGCCTGCCTATGACGTGCTCTCGCACGAGGGCGTGAGCGTGATGAGCGAAGATCAGGCAGCGCGGCAAGACATTCGGCCCTTGCGCATCGCGTTGCTGAACCTGATGCCGAAGAAAATTCAGACCGAGAACCAGTTCGCGCGACTGATCGGGGCCACACCCCTGCAGATCGAGCTATCTCTGATCCGCATGTCGGAGCATGAAACCAAAACCACCGCCGCCGAGCATATGGCCGAGTTCTACCGCCCCTTCCAAGAGGTGAAACACGAGAAGTTTGACGGGCTGATCATCACCGGCGCCCCGATTGAACATCTGCCTTTTGACGAGGTGACCTATTGGGACGAGCTGCGAGAAGTGATGGACTGGACGCAAACCAATGTGCATTCCACGTTTGGCGTGTGCTGGGGCGGCATGGCGATGATCAACTATTTCCACGGGGTGAAAAAGCACCTTCTGGATCACAAGTTGTTCGGTTGCTTCCGCCACACCAACCTTGATCCTTCTTCGCCCTACTTGCGCGGGTTTTCGGATGACTGCGTGATCCCAGTGTCGCGTTGGACGGAGATGCGCCAAAACGAGATCGATGCCGCAGACGGGTTAAGAACCCTTCTGGGAAGCGACACTGCGGGCCCGTGTCTGGTGGAGGATCGCAAGCACCGTGCGCTCTATATCTTCAACCATTTCGAGTATGACAGCGGCACCTTGAAAGAAGAATACGACCGCGACGTGCAAGCCGGAACAGCGATCAACGTGCCGACCAATTACTATCCCGATGACGACCCTACCAAGAAGCCGATGAACCGCTGGCGCAGCCACGCGCATCTGCTCTATGGCAACTGGATCAACGAGATTTATCAGACGACCCATTTCGATCTGGACCAAATCGGTGCTTAA
- a CDS encoding peptide-methionine (S)-S-oxide reductase — protein sequence MNQIKIGFGGGCHWCTEAVFQSLRGVSKVEQGFIKSIAPHDGFSEAVVVKFDPDVIPLKVLIDVHLRTHASTSQHKMRGKYRSAVYTYSSDQADCVQRHIKEAQSDFDEPIVTMTLPFDGFKPSLERFQRYYETNPRKPFCTAYIDPKLSKIRRLFGQYSVQE from the coding sequence TTGAACCAGATAAAAATAGGCTTTGGCGGCGGGTGTCATTGGTGCACAGAAGCGGTGTTCCAATCACTTCGTGGCGTCAGCAAAGTGGAGCAGGGGTTCATCAAGTCCATTGCTCCACATGACGGCTTTTCCGAAGCTGTTGTCGTGAAGTTCGACCCTGACGTTATTCCCTTGAAGGTCTTGATCGACGTGCACCTGCGCACCCATGCCAGCACGTCGCAACATAAAATGCGCGGTAAATACCGGAGTGCTGTTTATACATATTCGAGTGACCAAGCTGACTGTGTTCAACGCCATATCAAAGAAGCGCAAAGCGATTTTGATGAGCCGATTGTGACAATGACGCTCCCGTTTGATGGCTTCAAGCCATCGCTGGAACGGTTTCAACGGTATTATGAAACGAACCCAAGAAAGCCATTCTGTACCGCTTACATTGATCCGAAACTAAGCAAGATAAGAAGACTGTTTGGTCAATATTCGGTCCAGGAGTGA
- a CDS encoding alpha/beta fold hydrolase, producing the protein MATGSTRFIRRPISIWTKSVLKGALLLGAVLGLTGCGVALDKRIKGRTAKALAEHPPTGQILDVNGTKVHVHVEGTGPDVVLIHGAGGNWQDFTFSMVPKLRGEFRFIAIDRPAHGHTGRIANRASDVESLAEQADLLHAAATMVGAKKPIIVGQSYGGAVALAYGLRHGQDVSGLVIVSGVSNPWEGDLDIWYRLTDTWFGRHVLIPVTSAFANDQRAIETLESIFTPDPVPEGYLDHMGYGLAIRPSQLKTNAMMVNSLLPQIEAQSEHYGELTMPVEIVHGTADTIVPFDVHAVPLSQKLPDVELTKLDGIGHMPHHADEPSTFAALRRAAERAGLR; encoded by the coding sequence ATGGCAACTGGATCAACGAGATTTATCAGACGACCCATTTCGATCTGGACCAAATCGGTGCTTAAGGGTGCGTTGCTTCTAGGAGCCGTTCTGGGCCTGACAGGATGCGGTGTCGCGCTGGATAAGCGCATCAAAGGCCGCACGGCCAAAGCTCTGGCGGAACATCCACCAACTGGGCAAATACTGGATGTGAACGGCACCAAGGTGCATGTCCATGTGGAGGGCACCGGCCCCGATGTGGTGCTTATCCATGGCGCTGGTGGCAATTGGCAGGACTTCACGTTCTCGATGGTTCCAAAGCTGAGGGGCGAGTTCCGCTTCATCGCGATTGACCGCCCTGCCCATGGTCATACCGGCCGCATCGCGAACCGCGCCAGCGACGTGGAAAGCTTGGCCGAGCAGGCTGACCTGTTGCACGCCGCAGCCACGATGGTTGGGGCGAAGAAACCGATCATCGTGGGGCAAAGCTACGGGGGCGCAGTGGCGCTCGCTTACGGCTTGCGGCACGGTCAGGACGTATCGGGCCTTGTGATTGTGTCGGGGGTCTCCAACCCTTGGGAAGGAGATCTGGATATCTGGTATCGCCTGACGGACACGTGGTTCGGGCGGCATGTGCTGATCCCTGTGACCTCTGCCTTTGCCAATGACCAACGCGCCATTGAGACGCTCGAGAGCATCTTCACCCCTGACCCCGTTCCCGAAGGGTATCTGGATCACATGGGCTACGGCTTAGCGATCCGCCCGAGCCAATTGAAAACCAATGCCATGATGGTGAATTCTTTGCTGCCGCAGATCGAAGCGCAGTCGGAGCATTACGGCGAGCTGACCATGCCCGTCGAAATTGTTCATGGCACGGCGGACACGATCGTGCCCTTTGACGTTCATGCAGTTCCACTGTCGCAGAAATTGCCCGATGTGGAACTGACGAAGCTGGACGGAATCGGGCACATGCCCCACCACGCGGATGAACCGAGCACTTTCGCCGCCCTGCGCCGCGCGGCAGAACGCGCTGGCCTGCGATAG